A stretch of the Corynebacterium maris DSM 45190 genome encodes the following:
- the guaA gene encoding glutamine-hydrolyzing GMP synthase: MIQQTPQPVLVVDFGAQYAQLIARRVREANLYSEVIPHTATAEDIQAKNPAALVLSGGPSSVYSEDAPSLDPEVFELGIPVFGICYGFQTMAQALGGTVAETGKREYGRTQLMIDGGALHEGETNMVWMSHGDAVTEAPAGFTVTASTNGAPVAAFENLEKKMAGVQYHPEVKHSPHGQEVLTRFLTEVAGLEPTWTAENIAEQLIDDVREQVGDGHAICGLSGGVDSAVAAAIVQRAIGDRLTCVFVDHGLLRKYERQQVETDFVAATDVRLITMDESEAFLAKLAGVSEPEAKRKAIGNEFIRAFERAVAQAMDGKEVEFLVQGTLYPDVVESGGGNGTSMIKSHHNVGGLPDDVEFKLVEPLRLLFKDEVRAVGRELGLPEAIVGRQPFPGPGLGIRIIGEVTKERLDLLRDADFIAREEMTAAGLDDQVWQCPVVLLADVRSVGVQGDFRTYGHPIVLRPVTSEDAMTADWARIPYEVLEKISTRITNEVEGVNRVVLDVTSKPPGTIEWE; encoded by the coding sequence GTGATTCAGCAGACCCCTCAGCCCGTTCTCGTCGTCGATTTCGGTGCGCAGTACGCTCAGCTCATTGCCCGCCGTGTGCGCGAGGCCAATCTCTACTCCGAGGTCATCCCGCACACCGCCACCGCCGAAGATATTCAGGCGAAGAACCCGGCCGCCCTGGTGCTCTCCGGTGGCCCGTCGTCCGTCTACTCGGAGGACGCCCCGTCGCTGGACCCGGAGGTCTTTGAGCTGGGGATCCCGGTCTTCGGCATCTGCTACGGCTTCCAGACCATGGCTCAGGCTCTGGGCGGCACCGTCGCCGAGACCGGCAAGCGCGAGTACGGCCGCACCCAGCTGATGATTGACGGCGGCGCGCTGCACGAGGGCGAGACCAACATGGTGTGGATGAGCCACGGCGACGCCGTGACGGAGGCCCCTGCGGGCTTCACCGTCACCGCCTCGACGAACGGCGCCCCGGTCGCGGCCTTCGAGAACCTCGAGAAGAAGATGGCCGGCGTGCAGTACCACCCGGAGGTCAAGCACTCCCCGCACGGCCAGGAGGTGCTCACCCGCTTCCTCACTGAGGTCGCCGGCCTGGAGCCGACCTGGACTGCGGAGAACATCGCCGAGCAGCTCATCGACGACGTCCGCGAGCAGGTGGGCGACGGTCACGCCATCTGCGGACTGTCGGGCGGCGTGGATTCGGCGGTGGCCGCCGCCATCGTGCAACGCGCCATCGGTGACCGTCTGACCTGTGTGTTCGTGGACCATGGATTGCTGCGCAAGTATGAGCGTCAGCAGGTGGAGACCGATTTCGTCGCCGCCACCGACGTCCGACTCATCACGATGGACGAGTCGGAGGCTTTCCTGGCCAAGCTGGCCGGCGTCTCCGAACCGGAGGCGAAGCGCAAGGCCATCGGCAACGAGTTCATCCGCGCCTTCGAACGCGCCGTCGCCCAGGCGATGGACGGCAAGGAGGTCGAGTTCCTGGTGCAGGGCACCCTGTACCCGGACGTCGTCGAGTCTGGCGGCGGCAACGGCACCTCCATGATCAAGAGCCACCACAACGTCGGCGGTTTGCCGGATGACGTGGAGTTCAAGCTGGTCGAGCCGCTGCGTCTGCTGTTCAAGGACGAGGTCCGTGCGGTCGGCCGCGAGTTGGGGCTGCCGGAGGCCATCGTCGGTCGCCAGCCGTTCCCGGGCCCGGGCCTGGGCATTCGCATCATCGGTGAGGTCACCAAGGAACGTCTTGACCTGCTGCGTGACGCTGATTTCATCGCGCGTGAGGAGATGACCGCCGCCGGCCTCGACGACCAGGTCTGGCAGTGCCCGGTGGTTCTGCTCGCCGACGTCCGTTCCGTCGGCGTCCAGGGTGATTTCCGCACCTACGGCCACCCGATCGTCCTGCGTCCGGTCACCAGCGAGGACGCCATGACCGCGGACTGGGCCCGCATCCCGTATGAGGTGCTGGAGAAGATCTCCACCCGCATCACCAACGAGGTGGAGGGGGTCAACCGCGTCGTGCTCGACGTGACCTCCAAGCCGCCGGGAACTATCGAGTGGGAATAA
- a CDS encoding PspC domain-containing protein, with product MSLQETITRMWETRPPRIPSDQGGNAKVAGVAEGIGVRYQIDPAIVRIAFVVATLSVGGGVAAYLLAWLCMPRYGMSVAPIQAIARPSDRLDDVEKKERPAGWWLLIFFVLFSGVLTLGTGGLGATALLGIVALLVAWWGLHLKEPLPPAGLITQAPDPMPQPVDLSGFTYPEGYDTPRQTPPAWDPLGTAPFAWDLPEPPPRETPKKKRPKIWLWVFGGFAVTLLLVSLAASWFLPRNYDVGEQNHAPTTTEQLADNYNSDVGELTLDLRGLESLDSARTVAVHPGIGETTVYLPQDVPTTLVCSENEGLGDRSCASGQYNDDAAGAELTLHIGGGQVGELEVIPTR from the coding sequence ATGAGCCTCCAAGAGACCATCACCCGCATGTGGGAGACCCGCCCACCCAGAATCCCCTCCGACCAAGGCGGAAACGCCAAGGTCGCCGGCGTGGCCGAAGGCATCGGCGTGCGCTATCAAATCGATCCGGCCATCGTCCGCATCGCCTTCGTCGTCGCCACGCTGTCCGTCGGCGGCGGCGTCGCGGCCTACCTGCTGGCCTGGCTGTGCATGCCGCGCTACGGCATGTCCGTCGCCCCGATCCAGGCCATCGCCCGCCCGAGCGACCGGCTTGACGACGTCGAAAAGAAAGAGCGCCCCGCCGGCTGGTGGCTGTTGATTTTCTTCGTCCTCTTCTCAGGGGTGCTCACACTGGGCACCGGGGGGCTCGGCGCCACCGCCCTGCTGGGCATCGTCGCCCTGCTGGTCGCCTGGTGGGGGCTGCATCTGAAAGAGCCGCTCCCGCCCGCGGGCCTGATCACGCAGGCCCCCGACCCCATGCCGCAGCCTGTGGACCTCAGCGGCTTCACTTATCCCGAGGGCTACGACACGCCGCGCCAGACGCCGCCGGCGTGGGACCCGCTGGGCACCGCCCCCTTCGCCTGGGACCTGCCGGAGCCCCCGCCGCGGGAAACCCCGAAGAAGAAGCGTCCGAAAATATGGCTGTGGGTGTTCGGCGGCTTCGCCGTCACCCTACTGCTGGTCTCGTTGGCCGCCAGCTGGTTCCTTCCGCGAAATTACGACGTCGGCGAACAAAATCACGCCCCCACCACGACGGAGCAACTGGCCGACAACTACAACAGCGACGTCGGCGAATTGACCCTGGACCTGCGGGGGCTGGAAAGCCTCGACTCCGCCCGCACCGTCGCCGTGCACCCGGGCATCGGGGAAACCACCGTCTACCTCCCCCAAGACGTCCCCACCACCCTGGTCTGCAGCGAGAACGAAGGCCTCGGCGACCGCTCCTGCGCCTCCGGGCAGTACAACGACGACGCCGCCGGCGCAGAGCTCACGCTCCACATCGGCGGCGGTCAGGTCGGGGAACTCGAGGTTATTCCCACTCGATAG
- a CDS encoding ATP-binding protein, translating into MTISPPAEAYPTYTRPTRHRVIAGVAAGLALHLRVDVLWVRLAFVVLTGLSGLGALAYAGLWVFTRQAELDAAPPERRSLSRGAYWVLAAVGMAVAALAATTVTNLPGWALLPLVVVGAGVFLVWRGYDRGTGVVGSLLGGAALMLAGLVSGLAVWNTGTAFVGAMFAVLFTLAGVAVFAVPALVKVRDSLAEKAAAEEREEIASRLHDSVLQTLALIQKRADDPTEVARLARGQERELRTWLFEPQDSVELTVFGAVDKAAGEVEDLFGVRIAPVTVGSDQSLGEATQAVVLAAREAMVNAAKHAGVDKVDVYAEAFDGLEVFVRDRGSGFDPEGIPEDRHGIRDSIRGRVTKVGGSVEIKSAPGEGTEVILKTW; encoded by the coding sequence ATGACGATTTCCCCGCCGGCAGAGGCCTATCCCACGTACACGCGCCCCACCCGGCACCGCGTGATCGCTGGGGTGGCCGCCGGGCTCGCGCTGCATCTGCGCGTCGACGTGCTCTGGGTGCGCCTCGCCTTCGTGGTGCTCACGGGTCTGTCCGGCCTGGGGGCCCTGGCCTACGCGGGGTTGTGGGTGTTTACCCGGCAGGCGGAGCTCGACGCCGCCCCGCCGGAGAGGCGCTCGCTCTCCCGCGGCGCGTATTGGGTGTTGGCGGCCGTGGGCATGGCGGTGGCCGCGCTGGCGGCGACGACGGTGACCAACCTCCCCGGGTGGGCGCTGCTCCCGCTGGTGGTCGTGGGCGCGGGCGTGTTCCTGGTGTGGCGGGGCTACGACCGCGGCACCGGTGTGGTGGGGTCGTTGCTCGGCGGCGCCGCCCTGATGCTCGCCGGCCTGGTGTCCGGGTTGGCGGTGTGGAACACGGGCACTGCTTTTGTGGGGGCGATGTTCGCCGTGTTGTTCACGCTCGCCGGGGTGGCCGTCTTCGCGGTGCCGGCGTTGGTGAAGGTGCGGGACTCGTTGGCGGAGAAGGCCGCCGCGGAGGAGCGCGAGGAAATCGCCTCCCGCCTGCACGACTCGGTGCTGCAGACGCTGGCGCTGATCCAGAAACGCGCCGATGACCCCACCGAGGTGGCGCGTCTGGCCCGGGGGCAGGAGCGTGAGTTGCGCACCTGGCTCTTTGAGCCGCAGGATTCCGTCGAATTGACCGTCTTCGGGGCCGTGGACAAGGCCGCCGGCGAGGTGGAGGATCTGTTCGGGGTGCGGATCGCGCCCGTGACCGTGGGCTCGGATCAGTCGCTGGGCGAGGCGACGCAGGCGGTGGTGTTGGCGGCGAGGGAGGCGATGGTCAACGCGGCGAAACACGCGGGCGTGGACAAGGTGGACGTGTATGCGGAGGCTTTCGACGGGCTCGAGGTGTTCGTCCGCGACCGGGGCAGCGGCTTCGATCCGGAGGGCATTCCGGAGGATCGGCACGGGATCCGGGATTCGATCCGCGGGCGCGTGACCAAGGTCGGCGGCTCCGTGGAGATCAAGAGTGCGCCGGGGGAGGGGACAGAGGTTATTCTGAAGACATGGTGA
- a CDS encoding LuxR C-terminal-related transcriptional regulator, with product MVKVFLVDDHSVFRSGVRAELSTKVDVVGEAGTVTEAVAGIGETDPDVVLLDVHMPDGGGLAVIKGAPEATYLALSVSDAAEDVIAIIRAGARGYVTKNIEGDELAEAIGQVHSGDAYFSPRLAGFVLDAFAGSVAEEEEQAPDPAVDTLTRRELDVLRLLARGYTYREIGKELFISVKTVETHASNILRKTQQSNRHQLTRWAHSHGLDEG from the coding sequence ATGGTGAAAGTCTTCCTCGTCGATGATCATTCCGTGTTCCGCTCCGGTGTGCGGGCGGAGTTGTCCACGAAAGTCGACGTCGTCGGCGAGGCGGGCACCGTCACCGAGGCCGTGGCCGGCATCGGGGAGACGGATCCGGACGTGGTGCTCCTCGACGTCCACATGCCCGACGGTGGCGGCCTGGCCGTGATCAAGGGCGCCCCGGAGGCAACGTACCTGGCGTTGAGCGTGTCGGACGCGGCGGAAGACGTCATCGCGATCATCCGGGCAGGCGCCCGAGGCTATGTCACCAAGAACATCGAGGGCGATGAGCTGGCGGAGGCCATCGGCCAGGTGCACTCCGGGGACGCGTATTTCTCGCCGCGGCTGGCGGGTTTCGTGTTGGACGCGTTCGCCGGGTCGGTGGCGGAGGAAGAGGAACAGGCGCCTGACCCGGCCGTCGATACGCTCACCCGTCGAGAACTTGACGTGTTGCGCCTGCTGGCGCGCGGGTACACGTACCGGGAAATCGGCAAGGAATTGTTCATTTCCGTGAAGACGGTGGAGACGCACGCCTCCAACATCTTGCGGAAGACCCAGCAGTCCAACCGCCACCAGTTGACCCGTTGGGCGCACTCGCACGGGTTAGACGAAGGCTAA
- a CDS encoding AMIN-like domain-containing (lipo)protein, with translation MPVDHQRALRAAALVMVAAAGLTACSPSGASVDHNDRTVAANSAGAGVTPLGDADTTRKTLRPEAPAQLVVSNVRVGSHAGFDRVIFDLSGSGDPGWFMDYTDNPVQQGSGKSISHHGAVALNVNIDGTTYPFELGMDDPQIGTVQGSGSVTEVISAGTFEGRSQFIIGLDSQLPYSVEVLEDPSRVVIDILQA, from the coding sequence ATGCCTGTAGACCACCAGAGAGCGCTCCGCGCCGCCGCCTTGGTGATGGTCGCCGCCGCCGGGCTCACAGCGTGCAGTCCCTCGGGCGCCTCCGTCGACCACAACGACCGGACCGTCGCCGCAAACTCGGCCGGAGCCGGCGTCACCCCCCTGGGAGACGCCGACACCACACGCAAGACTCTCCGCCCCGAAGCCCCGGCCCAACTGGTGGTCTCGAACGTCCGCGTGGGCAGCCACGCCGGCTTCGACCGGGTCATCTTCGACCTCTCCGGCTCCGGCGACCCCGGTTGGTTCATGGACTACACCGACAACCCCGTGCAGCAGGGATCCGGCAAATCGATCTCCCACCACGGCGCCGTCGCCCTGAACGTCAACATCGACGGCACCACCTACCCCTTCGAGCTGGGGATGGACGACCCCCAGATCGGCACCGTCCAGGGGTCCGGCTCCGTCACGGAGGTCATCAGCGCAGGCACCTTCGAAGGCCGCTCCCAGTTCATCATCGGCCTCGACAGCCAGCTGCCTTACTCCGTGGAAGTCCTGGAAGATCCCAGCCGAGTCGTCATCGACATTCTGCAGGCCTAG
- a CDS encoding HNH endonuclease signature motif containing protein produces the protein MTAPPLEHHDRPPTTEPYYSVCAGHDPLAQAGLIARRSEYRKWRACQESAGPIETNVRDWSEHATDLACSIGGSERHIAKHLEALETLDRLPVLRELVEEMMHLSMAHLCRIDATVIGVHPDLYDSAEFWGTLDTELAGYLTPKKHNQLVPTPDAIARKIRAIIAVWEADMPGAGDAPDEEPEKPRGDGDYRQWPQTDGNAVTEVSHDAVTAAAIDKAVRTHAAANSISLAQAHAELILSNVTVQVTLNLYRATDLAGAPTFLSSLGVLSAEALANLEGRITAVRDMDQAGAKVEEAYRPSVGLRAFLEGRDWVCRWPGCNRPAERSQKDHCVDYEAGGPTTAANMASLCQHHHNRKTDGVVHYLLDPHTGDVYWLFEDRTWVVDEAEGPLAPRQRRWLRTLWQKRRGRQDRRR, from the coding sequence ATGACTGCACCACCGCTGGAACACCACGACCGACCACCCACCACAGAACCCTATTACTCCGTCTGCGCAGGGCACGACCCATTGGCGCAGGCCGGCCTCATTGCCCGCCGCAGTGAATACCGCAAATGGCGGGCCTGCCAGGAATCCGCAGGCCCCATCGAGACGAACGTCCGCGACTGGAGTGAGCACGCCACCGACCTGGCCTGTTCGATCGGAGGTTCGGAACGACACATCGCCAAGCACCTCGAGGCGCTGGAAACCCTTGACCGGCTGCCGGTTCTCCGCGAACTGGTCGAGGAGATGATGCACCTGTCGATGGCGCATCTCTGCCGCATAGACGCCACCGTGATCGGCGTGCACCCGGATCTCTACGACTCAGCGGAATTCTGGGGCACGCTGGACACGGAGTTGGCGGGCTACCTGACGCCGAAGAAGCATAACCAGCTCGTGCCCACGCCTGACGCGATCGCCCGGAAGATCCGCGCCATCATCGCGGTGTGGGAAGCGGATATGCCCGGCGCTGGCGACGCCCCAGACGAGGAGCCCGAGAAGCCGCGTGGCGACGGCGATTACCGGCAGTGGCCCCAAACCGACGGCAACGCGGTCACCGAGGTCAGCCACGACGCGGTGACGGCCGCCGCCATCGACAAGGCCGTCCGCACGCATGCAGCGGCAAATAGCATCAGTCTTGCCCAGGCCCACGCCGAACTCATCCTGAGCAACGTCACGGTGCAGGTGACGCTGAACCTCTACCGCGCCACCGATTTAGCCGGCGCGCCGACGTTCCTTTCCTCGTTGGGGGTGCTCTCCGCGGAGGCCCTCGCGAACCTGGAGGGCAGGATCACCGCGGTCCGAGACATGGATCAGGCCGGGGCAAAGGTGGAGGAGGCGTACCGGCCCAGCGTCGGGCTGCGCGCCTTCCTGGAGGGGCGGGACTGGGTGTGCCGCTGGCCGGGCTGCAACCGCCCGGCGGAGCGCTCCCAGAAAGACCACTGCGTCGACTACGAGGCGGGCGGGCCCACCACGGCAGCGAACATGGCGAGCCTGTGCCAGCACCACCACAACCGCAAGACAGACGGCGTCGTCCATTACCTGCTGGATCCGCACACCGGCGACGTCTACTGGCTCTTCGAGGACCGCACCTGGGTCGTCGACGAGGCTGAAGGGCCGCTGGCCCCGCGCCAGCGGCGGTGGTTGCGAACGCTGTGGCAGAAGCGCCGGGGTCGACAGGACAGAAGGCGGTGA
- a CDS encoding methionine ABC transporter permease → MILAADWERLGPTLGEAVVDTLVMVIVTMLLAGILGLIVGVLLYTTREGGILRNRPIYWIMNILVNFIRPIPFIIMIAMFAPVTLMVVGTTIGRNAAIFVMIIAATFAVARIVEQNLVAIDPGKIEAARSMGATPWQIITTVIIPEALGPLVLGYTFIFIAVVDMSAMAGYVGAGGLGDFAIVYGYRSYDWEVMYAAVLIIIIIVQIAQFLGNWLSKKIMRR, encoded by the coding sequence ATGATTCTCGCCGCAGACTGGGAACGCCTGGGGCCGACGCTGGGTGAGGCGGTCGTCGACACGCTGGTCATGGTCATCGTCACGATGCTGCTGGCCGGCATCCTCGGCCTGATCGTCGGCGTGCTGCTGTACACCACCCGCGAAGGCGGCATCCTGCGCAACCGGCCGATCTACTGGATCATGAACATCCTGGTGAACTTCATCAGGCCGATCCCGTTCATCATCATGATCGCCATGTTCGCGCCCGTGACGCTGATGGTGGTGGGCACCACCATCGGCCGCAACGCCGCCATTTTCGTGATGATCATCGCCGCGACCTTCGCGGTGGCCCGCATCGTGGAGCAAAACCTGGTGGCCATCGATCCCGGCAAGATTGAGGCCGCCCGCTCGATGGGCGCGACGCCGTGGCAGATCATCACCACGGTGATCATCCCCGAAGCGCTCGGCCCCCTGGTGCTGGGCTACACGTTCATCTTCATCGCCGTGGTCGACATGTCCGCCATGGCCGGTTACGTCGGCGCCGGCGGTCTGGGCGATTTCGCGATCGTCTACGGCTACCGCTCCTACGACTGGGAAGTCATGTACGCCGCGGTGCTCATCATCATCATCATCGTCCAGATCGCCCAGTTCCTGGGCAACTGGCTGTCGAAGAAGATCATGCGTCGTTAA